Proteins from a genomic interval of Scophthalmus maximus strain ysfricsl-2021 chromosome 22, ASM2237912v1, whole genome shotgun sequence:
- the zgc:114119 gene encoding mediator of RNA polymerase II transcription subunit 30-like: MAASLPQKPGMAGMPPQQQQPHLPPGGASAQGQQPMPPQGALREISPVFLCRIGQETVQDIVTRTMEIFQITRATQLPNGVTQSQAMYQDRFGKLQEHLRQLALLFRKLRLLYERCVEMTSDLQEGPAEIVPYVGEELLSVKVEPCSSAVNQERKQVLEKVRQKNQEMKVLMDQMRNLLWDVNAMLTHRK, from the exons ATGGCAGCTTCCCTACCTCAGAAGCCGGGGATGGCGGGGATGcccccccagcagcagcagccccaccTGCCGCCCGGCGGCGCCTCAGCCCAAGGTCAACAGCCCATGCCCCCCCAGGGAGCCCTGAGAGAGATCTCGCCAGTGTTCCTCTGTCGGATTGGACAGGAGACCGTCCAGGACATTGTTACCCGCACCATGGAGATCTTCCAGATCACACGAGCCACACAA CTTCCTAATGGGGTGACTCAGAGCCAGGCGATGTACCAGGACCGCTTTGGGAAGCTCCAGGAACACCTGCGGCAGCTCGCCCTGCTCTTCCGAAAGCTCCGGCTCCTGTACGAGCGCTGCGTggagatgacctctgacctgcaggaGGGGCCAGCAGAG ATCGTGCCATATGTTGGAGAGGAGCTGCTTTCTGTCAAAGTGGAGCCCTGCAGCTCCGCTGTCAaccaggagagaaaacaagttCTAGAG AAGGTACGTCAGAAGAACCAGGAGATGAAGGTTCTGATGGATCAGATGAGGAACCTGCTGTGGGACGTCAACGCCATGCTGACACACAGGAAGTAA